A genomic window from Bombus pyrosoma isolate SC7728 linkage group LG8, ASM1482585v1, whole genome shotgun sequence includes:
- the LOC122570384 gene encoding threonine--tRNA ligase 1, cytoplasmic isoform X3, whose product MKPKKKAAATEERNVSELNPWPSYIQDRIALWDKLKAEYETSLALKTVTDIKVTLPDGKEVIAQSWRTTPYEIAKNISQGLADSTVIAKVNNELWDLDRPLESDCKLELLKFDHPDGQQVFWHSSAHILGEAMERVYGGCLCYGPPIENGFYYDMYVGETGISNLDFPFLETLYKKIAKDKQPFERLEMTKEDLLEMFKYNEFKVRIINEKIHTPTTTVYRCGPLIDLCRGPHVRHTGKVKAIKITKGSSTYWEGNVNAESLQRIYGISFPDTKQLKEWEKFQEEAAKRDHRKIGKEQELFFFHELSPGSCFFQPRGAYIYNTLVEFIRSEYRKRGFQEVVTPNIYNSKLWQTSGHWQHYAENMFSFDVEKETFALKPMNCPGHCMIFDVRIRSWRELPLRMADFGVLHRNELSGALTGLTRVRRFQQDDAHIFCSVDQIKDEMIGALDFLRHVYSVFGFTFNLCLSTRPEKYMGDIEMWDQAEKALAESLDAFGEPWKINPEDGAFYGPKIDITIMDALKRHHQCATIQLDFQLPIRFNLSYINESGEKTRPVIIHRAILGSVERMIAILTESYAGKWPFWLSPRQVMVIPVSSQFDEYAEQVKDKLWNSGIMVEIDTDSSDTLNKKIRNAQLAQFNFILVVGEKELNAGTVNVRTRDNVVHGEILVDDLIAKFKVFKEKKDRNCEEKF is encoded by the exons atgaaacCAAAGAAAAAAGCTGCTGCCACCGAAGAAAGGAATGTTTCTGAATTAAATCCTTGGCCAAGTTATATTCAG gATCGTATTGCATTATGGGATAAGCTTAAAGCAGAGTATGAAACATCATTAGCTTTGAAAACGGTTACTGACATAAAAGTAACACTGCCTGATGGAAAGGAAGTTATAGCTCAATCTTGGCGTACAACGCCATATGAGATTGCCAAAAACATTAGTCAAGGTTTAGCGGACAGTACTGTTATTGCAAAAGTTAATAATGAACTGTGGGACCTTGACAGACCCTTGGAATCTGATTGCAAACTTGAACTCCTTAAATTTGATCATCCAGATGGCCAACAAGTCTTTTGGCACTCCAGTGCACACATTTTAGGAGAAGCTATGGAAAGAGTATATGGCGGTTGCTTATGTTATGGTCCACCAATAGAAAATGGATTTTATTATGATATGTACGTAGGTGAAACAGGAATTTCCAATTTAGACTTCCCATTCTTAGAGACTCTTTACAAAAAGATAGCTAAAGATAAACAACCATTTGAGAGATTAGAAATGACTAAGGAGGATCTCTTGGAGATGTttaaatacaatgaatttaAAGTTCggattattaatgaaaaaatacatactCCAACTACCACAGTATATAGATGTGGCCCATTAATTGATTTATGCAGAGGACCACATGTTAGACATACTGGAAAAGTTAAGGCCATTAAAATCACAAAAGGTTCATCTACTTATTGGGAAGGAAATGTCAATGCAGAATCTTTACAGAGAATTTATGGCATCAGTTTTCCAGATACCAAACAATTGAAAGAATGGGAAAAGTTTCAAGAGGAAGCAGCAAAACGAGATCACAGGAAAATAGGAAAGGAACAAGAGTTATTCTTTTTCCATGAACTTTCTCCGGGATCATGTTTCTTTCAACCACGCGGAGcctatatttataatactttagTTGAATTTATTCGTTCTGAATATAGAAAACGGGGTTTCCAAGAAGTAGTTACacctaatatttataacagtaAATTATGGCAAACGTCTGGCCATTGGCAGCATTACGCGGAAAATATGTTTTCCTTTGATGTTGAAAAGGAAACTTTTGCACTTAAGCCAATGAATTGTCCTGGTCATTGTATGATCTTCGACGTTCGTATCAGGTCCTGGCGCGAATTGCCATTAAGGATGGCAGATTTCGGAGTATTACATAGAAATGAGTTATCTGGTGCATTAACTGGACTAACTAGAGTCAGGCGCTTTCAACAAGATGACGCGCATATATTCTGTTCGGTTGATCAAATTAAAGATGAAATGATTGGCGCGCTTGACTTTTTGAGACACGTGTATTCCGTGTTTGGTTTCacatttaatttatgtttatccACGAGACCCGAAAAGTACATGGGAGATATAGAAATGTGGGATCAAGCTGAAAAAGCATTAGCAGAGAGTTTAGATGCATTTGGAGaaccatggaaaattaatcCAGAGGATGGTGCATTTTATGGTCCAAAAATTGACATAACCATTATGGATGCACTTAAGAGACATCATCAGTGTGCTACTATTCAATTGGACTTCCAACTACCAATTAGATTTAATTTGTCTTATATTAA cgAATCTGGGGAGAAAACGAGGCCAGTAATTATTCACAGAGCCATTTTGGGTTCTGTAGAAAGAATGATTGCAATTCTAACAGAATCATACGCTGGAAAATGGCCGTTTTGGTTGTCCCCGCGACAAGTAATGGTTATTCCAGTAAGCTCTCAATTTGATGAGTATGCAGAGCAAGTAAAAGATAAACTTTGGAATAGTGGAATTATGGTAGAGATCGATACAGATTCAAGCGATACTCTGAATAAAAAGATTCGAAATGCTCAGCTCGCACAGTTTAACTTTATTCTCG ttgttGGAGAAAAAGAACTTAATGCTGGCACGGTGAATGTACGAACTAGGGACAATGTGGTGCATGGGGAAATTCTTGTAGATGACCTAATTGCAAAATTCAAAGTattcaaagagaaaaaggatagAAACTGCGAAGAGAAGTTTTAA
- the LOC122570384 gene encoding threonine--tRNA ligase 1, cytoplasmic isoform X2 produces MVDNMCEDVVNNVENLNIKEDKKMKPKKKAAATEERNVSELNPWPSYIQDRIALWDKLKAEYETSLALKTVTDIKVTLPDGKEVIAQSWRTTPYEIAKNISQGLADSTVIAKVNNELWDLDRPLESDCKLELLKFDHPDGQQVFWHSSAHILGEAMERVYGGCLCYGPPIENGFYYDMYVGETGISNLDFPFLETLYKKIAKDKQPFERLEMTKEDLLEMFKYNEFKVRIINEKIHTPTTTVYRCGPLIDLCRGPHVRHTGKVKAIKITKGSSTYWEGNVNAESLQRIYGISFPDTKQLKEWEKFQEEAAKRDHRKIGKEQELFFFHELSPGSCFFQPRGAYIYNTLVEFIRSEYRKRGFQEVVTPNIYNSKLWQTSGHWQHYAENMFSFDVEKETFALKPMNCPGHCMIFDVRIRSWRELPLRMADFGVLHRNELSGALTGLTRVRRFQQDDAHIFCSVDQIKDEMIGALDFLRHVYSVFGFTFNLCLSTRPEKYMGDIEMWDQAEKALAESLDAFGEPWKINPEDGAFYGPKIDITIMDALKRHHQCATIQLDFQLPIRFNLSYINESGEKTRPVIIHRAILGSVERMIAILTESYAGKWPFWLSPRQVMVIPVSSQFDEYAEQVKDKLWNSGIMVEIDTDSSDTLNKKIRNAQLAQFNFILVVGEKELNAGTVNVRTRDNVVHGEILVDDLIAKFKVFKEKKDRNCEEKF; encoded by the exons ATGGTCGACAACATGTGTGAAGACGTGGTGAATAACGTGGAAAACCTGAATATAAAGGAGGACAAG aaaatgaaacCAAAGAAAAAAGCTGCTGCCACCGAAGAAAGGAATGTTTCTGAATTAAATCCTTGGCCAAGTTATATTCAG gATCGTATTGCATTATGGGATAAGCTTAAAGCAGAGTATGAAACATCATTAGCTTTGAAAACGGTTACTGACATAAAAGTAACACTGCCTGATGGAAAGGAAGTTATAGCTCAATCTTGGCGTACAACGCCATATGAGATTGCCAAAAACATTAGTCAAGGTTTAGCGGACAGTACTGTTATTGCAAAAGTTAATAATGAACTGTGGGACCTTGACAGACCCTTGGAATCTGATTGCAAACTTGAACTCCTTAAATTTGATCATCCAGATGGCCAACAAGTCTTTTGGCACTCCAGTGCACACATTTTAGGAGAAGCTATGGAAAGAGTATATGGCGGTTGCTTATGTTATGGTCCACCAATAGAAAATGGATTTTATTATGATATGTACGTAGGTGAAACAGGAATTTCCAATTTAGACTTCCCATTCTTAGAGACTCTTTACAAAAAGATAGCTAAAGATAAACAACCATTTGAGAGATTAGAAATGACTAAGGAGGATCTCTTGGAGATGTttaaatacaatgaatttaAAGTTCggattattaatgaaaaaatacatactCCAACTACCACAGTATATAGATGTGGCCCATTAATTGATTTATGCAGAGGACCACATGTTAGACATACTGGAAAAGTTAAGGCCATTAAAATCACAAAAGGTTCATCTACTTATTGGGAAGGAAATGTCAATGCAGAATCTTTACAGAGAATTTATGGCATCAGTTTTCCAGATACCAAACAATTGAAAGAATGGGAAAAGTTTCAAGAGGAAGCAGCAAAACGAGATCACAGGAAAATAGGAAAGGAACAAGAGTTATTCTTTTTCCATGAACTTTCTCCGGGATCATGTTTCTTTCAACCACGCGGAGcctatatttataatactttagTTGAATTTATTCGTTCTGAATATAGAAAACGGGGTTTCCAAGAAGTAGTTACacctaatatttataacagtaAATTATGGCAAACGTCTGGCCATTGGCAGCATTACGCGGAAAATATGTTTTCCTTTGATGTTGAAAAGGAAACTTTTGCACTTAAGCCAATGAATTGTCCTGGTCATTGTATGATCTTCGACGTTCGTATCAGGTCCTGGCGCGAATTGCCATTAAGGATGGCAGATTTCGGAGTATTACATAGAAATGAGTTATCTGGTGCATTAACTGGACTAACTAGAGTCAGGCGCTTTCAACAAGATGACGCGCATATATTCTGTTCGGTTGATCAAATTAAAGATGAAATGATTGGCGCGCTTGACTTTTTGAGACACGTGTATTCCGTGTTTGGTTTCacatttaatttatgtttatccACGAGACCCGAAAAGTACATGGGAGATATAGAAATGTGGGATCAAGCTGAAAAAGCATTAGCAGAGAGTTTAGATGCATTTGGAGaaccatggaaaattaatcCAGAGGATGGTGCATTTTATGGTCCAAAAATTGACATAACCATTATGGATGCACTTAAGAGACATCATCAGTGTGCTACTATTCAATTGGACTTCCAACTACCAATTAGATTTAATTTGTCTTATATTAA cgAATCTGGGGAGAAAACGAGGCCAGTAATTATTCACAGAGCCATTTTGGGTTCTGTAGAAAGAATGATTGCAATTCTAACAGAATCATACGCTGGAAAATGGCCGTTTTGGTTGTCCCCGCGACAAGTAATGGTTATTCCAGTAAGCTCTCAATTTGATGAGTATGCAGAGCAAGTAAAAGATAAACTTTGGAATAGTGGAATTATGGTAGAGATCGATACAGATTCAAGCGATACTCTGAATAAAAAGATTCGAAATGCTCAGCTCGCACAGTTTAACTTTATTCTCG ttgttGGAGAAAAAGAACTTAATGCTGGCACGGTGAATGTACGAACTAGGGACAATGTGGTGCATGGGGAAATTCTTGTAGATGACCTAATTGCAAAATTCAAAGTattcaaagagaaaaaggatagAAACTGCGAAGAGAAGTTTTAA
- the LOC122570384 gene encoding threonine--tRNA ligase 1, cytoplasmic isoform X1: protein MLTTLRICSYRNIYNVSKRTHAWKMKPKKKAAATEERNVSELNPWPSYIQDRIALWDKLKAEYETSLALKTVTDIKVTLPDGKEVIAQSWRTTPYEIAKNISQGLADSTVIAKVNNELWDLDRPLESDCKLELLKFDHPDGQQVFWHSSAHILGEAMERVYGGCLCYGPPIENGFYYDMYVGETGISNLDFPFLETLYKKIAKDKQPFERLEMTKEDLLEMFKYNEFKVRIINEKIHTPTTTVYRCGPLIDLCRGPHVRHTGKVKAIKITKGSSTYWEGNVNAESLQRIYGISFPDTKQLKEWEKFQEEAAKRDHRKIGKEQELFFFHELSPGSCFFQPRGAYIYNTLVEFIRSEYRKRGFQEVVTPNIYNSKLWQTSGHWQHYAENMFSFDVEKETFALKPMNCPGHCMIFDVRIRSWRELPLRMADFGVLHRNELSGALTGLTRVRRFQQDDAHIFCSVDQIKDEMIGALDFLRHVYSVFGFTFNLCLSTRPEKYMGDIEMWDQAEKALAESLDAFGEPWKINPEDGAFYGPKIDITIMDALKRHHQCATIQLDFQLPIRFNLSYINESGEKTRPVIIHRAILGSVERMIAILTESYAGKWPFWLSPRQVMVIPVSSQFDEYAEQVKDKLWNSGIMVEIDTDSSDTLNKKIRNAQLAQFNFILVVGEKELNAGTVNVRTRDNVVHGEILVDDLIAKFKVFKEKKDRNCEEKF from the exons ATGTTGACGACTttgcgtatttgcagttatAGAAACATTTACAATGTTTCTAAGCGGACACATGCTTGG aaaatgaaacCAAAGAAAAAAGCTGCTGCCACCGAAGAAAGGAATGTTTCTGAATTAAATCCTTGGCCAAGTTATATTCAG gATCGTATTGCATTATGGGATAAGCTTAAAGCAGAGTATGAAACATCATTAGCTTTGAAAACGGTTACTGACATAAAAGTAACACTGCCTGATGGAAAGGAAGTTATAGCTCAATCTTGGCGTACAACGCCATATGAGATTGCCAAAAACATTAGTCAAGGTTTAGCGGACAGTACTGTTATTGCAAAAGTTAATAATGAACTGTGGGACCTTGACAGACCCTTGGAATCTGATTGCAAACTTGAACTCCTTAAATTTGATCATCCAGATGGCCAACAAGTCTTTTGGCACTCCAGTGCACACATTTTAGGAGAAGCTATGGAAAGAGTATATGGCGGTTGCTTATGTTATGGTCCACCAATAGAAAATGGATTTTATTATGATATGTACGTAGGTGAAACAGGAATTTCCAATTTAGACTTCCCATTCTTAGAGACTCTTTACAAAAAGATAGCTAAAGATAAACAACCATTTGAGAGATTAGAAATGACTAAGGAGGATCTCTTGGAGATGTttaaatacaatgaatttaAAGTTCggattattaatgaaaaaatacatactCCAACTACCACAGTATATAGATGTGGCCCATTAATTGATTTATGCAGAGGACCACATGTTAGACATACTGGAAAAGTTAAGGCCATTAAAATCACAAAAGGTTCATCTACTTATTGGGAAGGAAATGTCAATGCAGAATCTTTACAGAGAATTTATGGCATCAGTTTTCCAGATACCAAACAATTGAAAGAATGGGAAAAGTTTCAAGAGGAAGCAGCAAAACGAGATCACAGGAAAATAGGAAAGGAACAAGAGTTATTCTTTTTCCATGAACTTTCTCCGGGATCATGTTTCTTTCAACCACGCGGAGcctatatttataatactttagTTGAATTTATTCGTTCTGAATATAGAAAACGGGGTTTCCAAGAAGTAGTTACacctaatatttataacagtaAATTATGGCAAACGTCTGGCCATTGGCAGCATTACGCGGAAAATATGTTTTCCTTTGATGTTGAAAAGGAAACTTTTGCACTTAAGCCAATGAATTGTCCTGGTCATTGTATGATCTTCGACGTTCGTATCAGGTCCTGGCGCGAATTGCCATTAAGGATGGCAGATTTCGGAGTATTACATAGAAATGAGTTATCTGGTGCATTAACTGGACTAACTAGAGTCAGGCGCTTTCAACAAGATGACGCGCATATATTCTGTTCGGTTGATCAAATTAAAGATGAAATGATTGGCGCGCTTGACTTTTTGAGACACGTGTATTCCGTGTTTGGTTTCacatttaatttatgtttatccACGAGACCCGAAAAGTACATGGGAGATATAGAAATGTGGGATCAAGCTGAAAAAGCATTAGCAGAGAGTTTAGATGCATTTGGAGaaccatggaaaattaatcCAGAGGATGGTGCATTTTATGGTCCAAAAATTGACATAACCATTATGGATGCACTTAAGAGACATCATCAGTGTGCTACTATTCAATTGGACTTCCAACTACCAATTAGATTTAATTTGTCTTATATTAA cgAATCTGGGGAGAAAACGAGGCCAGTAATTATTCACAGAGCCATTTTGGGTTCTGTAGAAAGAATGATTGCAATTCTAACAGAATCATACGCTGGAAAATGGCCGTTTTGGTTGTCCCCGCGACAAGTAATGGTTATTCCAGTAAGCTCTCAATTTGATGAGTATGCAGAGCAAGTAAAAGATAAACTTTGGAATAGTGGAATTATGGTAGAGATCGATACAGATTCAAGCGATACTCTGAATAAAAAGATTCGAAATGCTCAGCTCGCACAGTTTAACTTTATTCTCG ttgttGGAGAAAAAGAACTTAATGCTGGCACGGTGAATGTACGAACTAGGGACAATGTGGTGCATGGGGAAATTCTTGTAGATGACCTAATTGCAAAATTCAAAGTattcaaagagaaaaaggatagAAACTGCGAAGAGAAGTTTTAA